The Syntrophobacterales bacterium nucleotide sequence CGAACTTGGCATAATCAAAGTAAGAGCCAATAGCTTGAAAGGGCAACTGGGGCAGGCCCATGGAGAACTCCGTGTTTTGGATTCACTGGGGCGGGAGTTGCAGGCATTGAAACGTGACGTGTCTCAACATGAGCAAAATTATCAGACCTATGTTAAGAAACTCGAAGAGTCTCTTATTATGGATGATATGGACCGCCAAAAAATAATTGCCATAAGCGTCCTTGAAAAGGCAATGCCTCCAGTGTCCCCGAAGACACGGAAACTTAAGAGTGGACAAATGGTGGCGGTCGGGTCTTTCGGCGGCTTGGCTGGCGGCGTGGCTCTTGCCATACTCCTTGAGGCTTCCGTGATGACCACACCTCGTAATGCCGAGCGACGACTCGGTTTACCTGTGATGGTGGCGATAACGAAGAAGTAGCTGACCTGTGATTTTGATTGTAAGCGTCAAATAATTTACGGTTTACGATGTATTTTTCCTTTTACAACCTTAAAAAACAGCCTTTCCATATTACGCCTGATCCTGAGTTTCTCTACCTAAGTCCCAGTCATAAAGAGGCGATGGCGGGTATAATATACGGGATAGAAGAGAAGAAGGGCTTTGTCGCTGTCACCGGGGCTGTAGGGGTAGGTAAGACGACTATACTGAGATACTACTTAGAGAAGGCCAACAAAAATCATCTCAAGATAATCTATATTTTCAACGCACGGCTTACTTTTGAGGGTCTGGTTAGAACTATTTATGAAGAGTTGGGCATCCAGACTGAAGGCAATGATGTGCTGGAAATGGTCAATCGGCTGTATGGGATTCTAATTGAAGAATACAAACAAGGTAACACCGTGGTCATAGTGATTGATGAGGCGCAAAATATGCCCGTTGATACATTAGAGGATCTGCGCATGTTATCGAACCTGGAAACATCCAAGGATAAATTGATCCAGATTGTGCTGGTCGGGCAGCCTGAATTCGAACATGAGCTTGCCCTCGACAGATTGAGGCAACTAAGGCAGAGGCTGGCCATTAGAACGACAATCCTGCCTCTCACAAAACAAGAAAGCCTTGACTATATCAGATTTAGACTGATTAAAGCAGGCTCCAACGGCGGACCCGTTTTTACCAATGCAGCCCTGAAGATAATCGTCAAGAAGGCAAAGGGTATTCCAAGGGTGATCAATATTTTATGTGATAATGCCCTTATTACTGGATTCGGCTATCAGCGAAAGCCTGTAACGGCGAAGATTGTAAGAGAGGTTGCCGACGGCCTTGCTGGTTCCAAGCCTACCTCGTTTTTGTGGTGGTGGATTCTTTGCGTGGTGATTCTAGCATCAACCCTGCTCGGAATTATATGGTTACTGCCCGAGGAAAAATCAGTTCAAGGCAAAACAATAATGTCGCTCCATGAAAGAAAGAAGCTAGAGATTGAAGTTAAGGAAGCGAAGCAGGTTGTTGCTCCGGCCGATGAACATGAAGGGGCCTCAATAGCAGAAGCGAAGGAGGTTGCCTCGTCCTCTCCGTCCAGAGATGGATCTACCATAAAAAAGATTATCGTCCAGGGAGACACACTGACAAAACTTTCTTTGAAAATGTATGGCTACGTGGATGACGACCTTGTGCGATGGGTACAGAAGAATAATCAGCATATTTCCGATCCTGATATTATCCCTGTAGGGATCACGGTGACTTTTCCTAAACTGTCTATCAAGAAGGCAGCAGAACAGTAAAGCAGGGTTGTGCCGAAACGCTGCGGGTGGTCCGGAAGCTGAATTTATGGTAAAAAGGACATTGTTTTCAAAAAGCACGTGGACAAAGATCCAAGGATGAGTTATTGTCCGGAGAGCAGAGATGAATAAACTCTCAAATCCGGTAATTGACTTTAGGAGGCTTGATGAGTAAGATTTATGACGCTCTCGAAAACGCCAGGAAGGAAGGTGCAAAGATTGCAGAGTCTGTATCCTCCCCCACAGTCGCCCTGCCTGTGTATTCTGAGCAGAGTCCAGTCGATATTGATATGGAACAGGAAATGGTGACACTGTATCAGATGATTACCGTTTCGCTCCCCGATATCGACCATCCTTCAATTCTCTTCATTGGGTCTTGCTCCAATGAAGGTGCCTCAACCGTGGCTCAAGAGTTGGCAAAAATGGTTTCATTGCGATTGGGGAAGACCGTGCTTCTCATAGATTTCGACAGGAGCCATCCGGCGCACCATATTTACGCAAATATACAGCCCGAAAAACATCTTGAGACCGCTGAAACCGGCGATCTGATCAAGAATACGCTCTGCAGGGTAGAAGATAGCAGTCTTTACGTGATGCCCCTTTTTCTTAAGACTATGGCAACGACCAGGACCATTGATTCAGCCAGAGGGTACGGGTTTTGGGAACCGTTGAAAGAGAGGTTTGACTTGATCATTGTCGATTCTCCTCCGGGCACAATGTTTCCTGATGGCGCCGGGCTTGCTTCTCAAGTAGACGGGGTTATCCTTGTTGTTGAGGCAGAGAAAACACGTTGGCAAATTGTTCTAAGTGTGAAGGAAAAAATTATCAAGAGTGGCGGCAACCTTCTTGGCGTTGTATTTAACAAGAGGCGGTTACATATACCTCAGTGGTTATATAATAGACTGTAACCTGTATTAAGAACAATTTAATTCCTTAAATAAAAAGTTTACGGTACCGCCACACTATAGAAAAGGAGATTGCTTGCGTATATATAGACGGGAACATTATCCATTCACTTGATTAAGGACAGACTCTTTCCCGCCGCATGTCGCAGGTAAAATGGTATAAGTGCGCTATGACTCCTTATAATTTACAACAAAAGAGGAACAGCCAAAGAGTACAAAATCGTTATCGCTCAGGGGCCAGCGATTATTTTTCCGATCCTTACAACGGTTTATATCTTGAGGAATATTTTAGTGAGATGTTACGCCTTGAATCAAAGAGGACCGAGCGAACGAGAACCCCTTTTCTGCTGCTCTTCCTTGATCTCCAACATTTTCATGTAGGAGCTGAAAGAAAAGAGGTTGCGAAGAAGGTAAGCGATGTCCTATTCTCTTTGACGAGAGAGATTGACATAAAGGGTTGGTATAAATATGACCGTGTAATTGGAGCCATCTTTGTTGAATTAGGCAGTATCGATAATGTTTTACTGCAAACACAGACAGAGATAGCGGAAAAACTTTACAGAGGTTTAAGTGAGTGCATTGACCACAGTCGACTAGATAAGATATCAATGTCATGGCATGTCTTTCCTGACACGTTCAACGGTCTGAGTGCGGACATCCTGCTTGATTCCAATGGACCGGCAAGTCTTTTGGTGGACAGACGGGGAAAACGGTTCCCATTGCTCCTGAAGAGAATGGTAGACGTAATTATTAGCTTTCTCGTAATAATACTATTGTCGCCCACATTTCTCGGACTTGCTATACTGGTCAAACTTTCCTCCAAAGGTCCCGTATTTTTCAGACAGCAGCGAATTGGTTTGTTGGGAAAGAAGTTTGTATTCTATAAATTTAGATCAATGCAGGAAGATAACGACCCGGCTGTCCATAAGGAATATGTTAAGAATCTGATAGCCGCAGGGAAAGACGGTAGTAGTCTTGAGGAACATAAAAGTAATGTCTTTAAAATCAAAAATGATCCGCGTGTAACGCGTTTCGGCAGATTCCTCAGAAAGACAAGTCTTGATGAACTTCCTCAATTCTTTAATGTATTGAAAGGTGATATGTCCGTCGTAGGACCAAGGCCACCCATTCCATACGAGTGTGAAAGCTACGATATCTGGCATCGAAAGAGAGTGCTTTTGATGAAACCTGGAATTACAGGGTTGTGGCAGGTGAAGGGCCGAAGTTCGACGACATTCGATGAGATGGTGCGCATGGATATCAAATATGTCAGAGAATGGTCTCTATGGTTAGATTTCAAAATTATGATTCAAACCCCCTTCGCTGTTTTGTTGTGTAAAGGAGCCTATTAACCGCCGTAATACTTTTTTATAGGCTTAAAATTCGTCTGATTTACTGGGGATATTAAAGCTGTTGTCCTCCATTTACAATTAGGAAGTTAAATTTTGTTTCAAGGAGGTACTAATGATTAAAATTGGTGTTATTGGATATGGGTACTGGGGGCCAAATATAGTAAGAAATTTCAACGGTATTGATGGGACCCGGGTTGTTTCGGTATGCGATAAGAACCCTGATGCGCTCACGAAAGTGAACAAGACATATCCGACCATTAAGACTATCTCTGACCCCGATGAAATGTTGACATCTCCGGAAATTGACGCTGTGGCCGTCATTACACCAGTGTTTATGCACTTTGATTTTGCGAAAAAAGCACTTCAAAACGGCAAACATGTTTTTGTGGAAAAACCTTTTACCTCGACGGCGGCACAAGCCAGGGAGCTTATTGACATAGCGGAGAAAAGAAATCTCAAAATCATGGTGGATCACACATTTCTTTTTACCGGGGCGGTAAAAAAAATCAAACAGTTTATTGATGAGCAGGCATTGGGCAATGTGCATTATTTTGATTCTATGAGGGTAAATCTGGGCCTATTTCAGCATGATGTCAACGTAGTATGGGACTTGGCTCCTCATGATTTCTCTGTCATGGATTATCTGATGGAAGAGAAACCTGTAGCTCTTGCTGCCACGGGCCAGACTCATTATGGTGAATTTGAAGACGTTGCGTATGTGACAGTCTATTTTGAAAATAACCTAATTGCCCATTTCAATGTAAATTGGCTGTCACCAGTTAAGATAAGAATGACTCTTATTGGCGGAGATAAAAAAATGCTTGTTTGGAATGATTTGGAAAATGACGAAAAGATAAAGATATACGATAAAGGGGTAGACGTAAAGATGCGCGAAAGCGTGTATGATTTGTTGGTAAGTTACCGTTCCGGTGATGTATGGGCCCCTAAGGTACCTCAAACCGAAGCGTTAAAACTTGAAGCGGAATATTTTGTGGACTGTATTGAAAATAACAAAACCCCGATAAACGATGGCTTGGCAGGTCTAAGAGTGGTCAACATGCTTGAAGCTGCCAATATGTCGATTAAAGAAAAAGGAAAGTTGATCAACCTTTGAATTCCTTAAATCTGTACATTTGCCGTGGTCATAGTGAAACTCCACATGGCAAGCATGGTCGTCTAAGATGTTAGTCATTTTTGTTAACCGATGAACAAAAGGAGTGAGAATGTATGGCAGAATTTTGTTGTATAGCCGATGATGTCAGGCTCGGAGAAAACGTGAAATTGTCAAAATTCATAAATCTCTATGGTTGTTCCGTAGGCGATAATACTAAAATAGGCGCGTTTGTCGAAATTCAAAAGAACGCCACCATAGGACTGAACTGCAAGATATCGAGTCACACATTTATTTGTGAAGGTGTTACCATAGAAGCTGATGTCTTTATAGGTCACGGCGTCACCTTTATCAACGACACGTATCCCAGAGCCACCGTTGTCGGCGGAGGGTTGCAGACAGAGGCCGACTGGGTAGTGGAACCGACCATGGTCAAAAAAGGGGCATCTATCGGCTCAGGGTCTACGATCCTAAGTCATGTAACTATAGGAGAAAACGCAATAGTAGGCGCTGGTAGCGTAGTGACAAAAGATGTTCCCCCTAACACGATAGTTGCCGGAAACCCGGCGTGCGTATTTCGCTCCGTCGAAGACGCAACGTCCACTGCGGCAGTCTTGTAATCAGTCGTCCACATCTAATACTATATATAGGAGGAGTACTATGAACGTCCCTTTTCTTGATCTTAAAGCTCAGTACCTGTCCATTCAGGATGATATTAAATCAGCGATGCAGGAAGTCTTGGAAAAGACGGCATTTGCCGGTGGGCCATTTGTTAGTCAGTTTGAAAAAGATTTTGCAGAATTTTGTGGTTGCAGGGAGGCTGTCGGCGTGGGCAGCGGTACCGATGCTCTCTGGGTCGCGTTGCTTGGACTTGGTATAGGACCTGGAGATGAGGTAATAACGGTTCCTGATACCTTTATCGCTACGGCAGAAGCAATAAGTTATTGCGGAGCCAAGCCCGTCTTCGTGGATGTTGAAGAACAGTCTTACAACATGGATCCTTCGCTGCTCGAGGCAGCCATAACAACTAAAACAAAAGCCATAATTCCCGTCCACATCTTCGGACAAACAGCGGATATGGATCCGATTCTTGAGATCGCAAAGAAATATAATCTCTTCGTAGTGGAGGACGCATGTCAGGCCCACGGTTCCTTGTATAAAGGCAAACCTGCGGGATCAATGGGAAATGCAGGTTGTTTCAGCTTCTATCCCGGCAAAAATCTTGGGGCATACGGAGAGGCTGGTGCGGTAGTTACAAACAACCCCGAATTGGCGGATAAAATGAAGATGTTTCGTGATCATGGACAGGCAAAGAAGTATTATCATGGGATGATTGGCTGGAATGCCAGGATGGATGGATTCCAAGGAGCAATCCTTGGGGTGAAACTCAAACATCTCTCTCCATGGAATGATTCCCGCAGAAGGAATGCTGCGAAATACAGCGAACTTCTGAGTGGGCTTGGAGATATAGTAGTACCTAAAGAGATGTCATATGCCAGACATGTATATCATATATATGCCATCAGAGTGAAAAACCGCGATGCATTTATGAATAGTCTTGTCGAAAAAGGCGTCAACTGCGGAATTCATTACCCGGTTCCAGTACATCTTCAGGAAGCATACAGTTCGCTTGGACTTAAAAAGGGAAGTTTTCCAGTTGCTGAAAAGTGTGCTGACGAGTTTGTTTCCCTGCCCATGTTTGCAGAACTGACCGACGAACAGATCGAATATGTTGCTGACACGGTAAAGAGCATCCTGTAATCTGAAACCTAGCAGGAAATTCTGAGAGAGATGCCTCGAGTTAATTTTCTTAAGCGCCTCCTCGGAGCGTTTCCCCACCAGTATTGCTGCCTCTTTTTTTATAAATTTAAACACTTTATTCCCCTGGGGTTGCAGATTAGGGCGAGACGCAGGATTGTCATGGCGAAGCGCTCTTTTTATGAGGATATTTGGCCAATTGACAGAAGATCGGCTATGGCGCCGAAAGGTTGGCGGGGATGGCCCG carries:
- a CDS encoding AAA family ATPase, with the translated sequence MAGIIYGIEEKKGFVAVTGAVGVGKTTILRYYLEKANKNHLKIIYIFNARLTFEGLVRTIYEELGIQTEGNDVLEMVNRLYGILIEEYKQGNTVVIVIDEAQNMPVDTLEDLRMLSNLETSKDKLIQIVLVGQPEFEHELALDRLRQLRQRLAIRTTILPLTKQESLDYIRFRLIKAGSNGGPVFTNAALKIIVKKAKGIPRVINILCDNALITGFGYQRKPVTAKIVREVADGLAGSKPTSFLWWWILCVVILASTLLGIIWLLPEEKSVQGKTIMSLHERKKLEIEVKEAKQVVAPADEHEGASIAEAKEVASSSPSRDGSTIKKIIVQGDTLTKLSLKMYGYVDDDLVRWVQKNNQHISDPDIIPVGITVTFPKLSIKKAAEQ
- a CDS encoding CpsD/CapB family tyrosine-protein kinase, whose product is MSKIYDALENARKEGAKIAESVSSPTVALPVYSEQSPVDIDMEQEMVTLYQMITVSLPDIDHPSILFIGSCSNEGASTVAQELAKMVSLRLGKTVLLIDFDRSHPAHHIYANIQPEKHLETAETGDLIKNTLCRVEDSSLYVMPLFLKTMATTRTIDSARGYGFWEPLKERFDLIIVDSPPGTMFPDGAGLASQVDGVILVVEAEKTRWQIVLSVKEKIIKSGGNLLGVVFNKRRLHIPQWLYNRL
- a CDS encoding sugar transferase, which encodes MLRLESKRTERTRTPFLLLFLDLQHFHVGAERKEVAKKVSDVLFSLTREIDIKGWYKYDRVIGAIFVELGSIDNVLLQTQTEIAEKLYRGLSECIDHSRLDKISMSWHVFPDTFNGLSADILLDSNGPASLLVDRRGKRFPLLLKRMVDVIISFLVIILLSPTFLGLAILVKLSSKGPVFFRQQRIGLLGKKFVFYKFRSMQEDNDPAVHKEYVKNLIAAGKDGSSLEEHKSNVFKIKNDPRVTRFGRFLRKTSLDELPQFFNVLKGDMSVVGPRPPIPYECESYDIWHRKRVLLMKPGITGLWQVKGRSSTTFDEMVRMDIKYVREWSLWLDFKIMIQTPFAVLLCKGAY
- a CDS encoding Gfo/Idh/MocA family oxidoreductase, with translation MIKIGVIGYGYWGPNIVRNFNGIDGTRVVSVCDKNPDALTKVNKTYPTIKTISDPDEMLTSPEIDAVAVITPVFMHFDFAKKALQNGKHVFVEKPFTSTAAQARELIDIAEKRNLKIMVDHTFLFTGAVKKIKQFIDEQALGNVHYFDSMRVNLGLFQHDVNVVWDLAPHDFSVMDYLMEEKPVALAATGQTHYGEFEDVAYVTVYFENNLIAHFNVNWLSPVKIRMTLIGGDKKMLVWNDLENDEKIKIYDKGVDVKMRESVYDLLVSYRSGDVWAPKVPQTEALKLEAEYFVDCIENNKTPINDGLAGLRVVNMLEAANMSIKEKGKLINL
- a CDS encoding DegT/DnrJ/EryC1/StrS family aminotransferase, whose protein sequence is MNVPFLDLKAQYLSIQDDIKSAMQEVLEKTAFAGGPFVSQFEKDFAEFCGCREAVGVGSGTDALWVALLGLGIGPGDEVITVPDTFIATAEAISYCGAKPVFVDVEEQSYNMDPSLLEAAITTKTKAIIPVHIFGQTADMDPILEIAKKYNLFVVEDACQAHGSLYKGKPAGSMGNAGCFSFYPGKNLGAYGEAGAVVTNNPELADKMKMFRDHGQAKKYYHGMIGWNARMDGFQGAILGVKLKHLSPWNDSRRRNAAKYSELLSGLGDIVVPKEMSYARHVYHIYAIRVKNRDAFMNSLVEKGVNCGIHYPVPVHLQEAYSSLGLKKGSFPVAEKCADEFVSLPMFAELTDEQIEYVADTVKSIL